A DNA window from Falco naumanni isolate bFalNau1 chromosome Z, bFalNau1.pat, whole genome shotgun sequence contains the following coding sequences:
- the RNF165 gene encoding E3 ubiquitin-protein ligase RNF165, translating into MVLVHVGYLVLPVFGSVRNRGAPFQRSQHPHATSCRHFHLGPQPQLSTDFTLPHAVQPQPGLTPHMAPAHQHSGPLHQPLAPVPALPFQDVAGPSFLPQALHQQYLLQQQLLEAQQRRLMPHPRRAQERMSVQPHRLHPSFDFSHQLQTPQPMGPQPRYLAEGTDWDLSVDAGLTHAQFQVRPVPQPYQHYLATPRMHHFPRSTSSTQMVVHEIRNYPYPQLQLLALQGLNPSRHTSAVRESYEELLQLEDRLGSVSRGAVQNTIERFTFPHKYKKRRPQEGKAEQEDGEESDTDEKCTICLSMLEDGEDVRRLPCMHLFHQVCVDQWLATSKKCPICRVDIETQLGSDS; encoded by the exons GTGCTCCTTTTCAAAGGTCTCAGCATCCCCATGCTACCTCCTGCCGGCACTTCCACCTGGGTCCCCAGCCTCAGCTCTCCACTGACTTCACCCTGCCTCACGCAGTGCAGCCCCAGCCGGGGCTGACCCCCCACATGGCCCCCGCGCACCAGCACAGCGGCCCCCTGCACCAGCCCCTGGCGccggtgccagccctgcccttccAGGACGTGGCCGGACCCTCCTTCCTACCTCAGGCGCTACACCAGCAAtacctcctccagcagcagctcctcgaGGCACAGCAGCGCCGGCTCATGCCCCATCCCAG GCGGGCTCAAGAGCGCATGTCTGTTCAGCCTCACCGTCTGCACCCCAGCTTTGACTTCAGCCACCAACTGCAGACTCCACAGCCCATGGGGCCCCAGCCCAGGTATTTAGCCGAAGGGACGGACTG GGACCTCAGCGTTGATGCAGGACTGACTCACGCCCAGTTCCAGGTCCGGCCGGTCCCTCAGCCCTATCAGCATTACTTAGCTACACCTCGGATGCACCATTTCCCCAGAAGCACATCCTCGACACAGATG GTTGTTCACGAAATCAGAAACTACCCTTACCCTCAGCTTCAGTTACTTGCTCTTCAGGGACTGAACCCAAGCAGGCACACGTCTGCTGTGCGGGAGAGCTATGAA gagctgctgcagctggaggacagGCTGGGCAGTGTGAGTCGGGGTGCCGTCCAGAACACCATCGAGAGGTTCACCTTCCCCCACAAGTACAAGAAG AGAAGACCACAGGAGGGCAAAGCTGAGCAAGAGGATGGAGAGGAGTCAGACACCGATGAGAAATGCACAATCTGTCTGTCCATGCTTGAAGATGGAGAAGATGTCAG GCGGTTGCCCTGTATGCATCTCTTCCACCAAGTGTGCGTGGACCAGTGGCTGGCCACCAGCAAGAAGTGCCCGATTTGCAGGGTGGACATTGAAACACAGCTCGGCTCGGACAGCTGA